In Lacibacter sp. H375, one DNA window encodes the following:
- a CDS encoding NADH-quinone oxidoreductase subunit C: protein MTNEELKTSIPTLLASAVIEDGSDFLTINVEATDWLSFAQQLRNDASLQFNFLFCLTCVDWKTHLTMVYHLRSTIHRHELVVKAKLDRTNPEIETVSHIWRTAEFHEREVYEMFGVKFLNHPDLRLLILPDGWEGKKPMLKDFEDPINMIRL, encoded by the coding sequence ATGACGAACGAAGAATTAAAGACAAGTATTCCAACGCTGTTAGCTTCTGCAGTAATTGAAGATGGCAGCGATTTTCTGACGATCAACGTTGAAGCAACCGATTGGTTATCCTTCGCACAACAATTGCGCAATGATGCTTCGCTGCAATTCAATTTTCTTTTTTGTTTGACTTGTGTTGATTGGAAAACGCACTTAACAATGGTGTATCATCTGCGTTCCACCATTCATCGTCATGAGCTGGTAGTAAAAGCAAAACTCGACAGAACAAATCCTGAAATAGAAACCGTGAGCCATATCTGGCGCACTGCAGAATTTCACGAACGTGAAGTTTATGAAATGTTTGGTGTAAAATTCCTGAACCATCCCGATCTGCGTTTGCTAATCTTGCCCGATGGATGGGAAGGAAAGAAACCCATGCTGAAAGATTTTGAAGATCCGATTAACATGATCAGACTCTAA